From the genome of Tindallia californiensis, one region includes:
- a CDS encoding HD domain-containing protein — protein MYKEVKKNTSAISSFQSITKDILSNDTFKTLDSFVHHRHISILEHSIHVAFRSYLLAKKLSIDPSSTARGALLHDFYLYDWHQRNPESKTGIQLHGFKHPKVALNNAKHHFDINAVEADIIEKHMWPLTIHKLPRYKASLLVLWVDKYCSFREITHQETRSFVKQLVVEVYSFEDR, from the coding sequence ATGTATAAAGAAGTCAAAAAAAACACTTCAGCCATATCGAGTTTTCAGTCCATAACAAAAGACATCCTTTCTAACGATACCTTTAAAACCCTGGATTCTTTTGTGCATCATCGCCATATTTCCATTCTTGAGCATTCCATTCACGTTGCTTTTCGCAGCTATCTGCTGGCAAAAAAACTTTCCATCGATCCTTCTTCCACGGCCCGAGGTGCTTTGTTACACGATTTTTATCTTTACGACTGGCACCAGCGAAATCCTGAGAGCAAAACTGGCATTCAGCTCCATGGATTCAAACATCCAAAAGTGGCGCTGAATAATGCGAAACATCATTTTGACATCAATGCTGTAGAGGCAGATATTATCGAAAAGCACATGTGGCCCTTGACCATACACAAATTACCCAGATACAAAGCTTCTTTGCTGGTACTGTGGGTAGATAAATACTGTTCTTTTCGAGAAATCACCCACCAGGAAACCCGTAGCTTTGTGAAACAGCTGGTAGTCGAAGTCTATTCCTTTGAAGATCGGTGA
- a CDS encoding putative ABC transporter permease, producing the protein MWHEWAFIFLCYGVMGWIWETMYVSIENKKFVNRGFLRSPFIPIYAFAGITMMPTIQWFAGGMEIESVYLFAMTVVLIASVVATLWEYTVSYLMEKAFETRWWDYSDFRFHLNGRIALGPSIFWGVFGMVFFLYIQPFLMNYYERIMDPTVIRFMIILYILLVVDAAYTISELIQLRGIITRFHEVSEILAKQLALIQEGQQDLKTMMAYRRMRGFKDLEEFVDLVRQKKNMLKHEQERKFEEYSVTLQKAKKIQRFYKKYPKALTNKLPYVFYVIRKRKDNGNHRSSKE; encoded by the coding sequence ATGTGGCATGAATGGGCATTTATTTTTTTATGCTATGGCGTGATGGGGTGGATCTGGGAAACGATGTACGTTTCCATTGAAAATAAAAAATTTGTGAACCGGGGTTTTTTGCGAAGTCCTTTTATTCCGATCTACGCATTTGCTGGGATTACAATGATGCCTACCATTCAATGGTTTGCCGGAGGGATGGAAATAGAATCAGTATATCTTTTTGCGATGACAGTGGTGCTTATTGCTTCAGTGGTGGCCACATTATGGGAATACACCGTTTCTTATCTGATGGAAAAAGCCTTTGAGACTCGCTGGTGGGACTATTCTGATTTCAGATTTCATTTGAATGGTCGGATTGCGCTGGGTCCTTCCATATTTTGGGGCGTTTTTGGGATGGTGTTTTTCCTCTATATACAACCCTTTTTAATGAATTACTACGAACGGATTATGGATCCCACAGTGATTCGTTTCATGATCATTTTATATATCTTGCTAGTTGTTGATGCTGCTTATACCATTTCGGAACTGATTCAGCTTAGGGGAATCATCACGCGGTTCCATGAAGTATCTGAAATCCTGGCTAAGCAACTGGCTCTAATACAGGAAGGGCAACAGGATCTTAAAACAATGATGGCCTACAGGAGGATGAGGGGATTCAAGGATTTGGAGGAGTTTGTTGACCTTGTTCGACAGAAGAAAAACATGCTTAAGCATGAACAGGAAAGAAAATTCGAAGAGTATTCCGTCACTCTTCAAAAAGCAAAGAAAATCCAACGTTTTTACAAAAAGTACCCGAAGGCACTCACGAATAAATTACCCTACGTTTTTTATGTAATTCGAAAGCGAAAAGATAACGGAAATCACCGATCTTCAAAGGAATAG
- a CDS encoding thioredoxin family protein has translation MEIKILGTGCEKCSVLESNAKEAAKLLGMAAQFEKVQDLSDIMSYGVMKTPALVIDGNVEVMGKLATVEEIKSILEKK, from the coding sequence ATGGAAATTAAAATTTTAGGTACAGGTTGCGAAAAATGTTCGGTTTTAGAGTCAAATGCAAAAGAAGCAGCTAAATTACTGGGTATGGCAGCTCAATTTGAAAAAGTTCAAGATTTATCTGATATTATGTCTTATGGCGTAATGAAAACACCTGCTCTTGTCATCGACGGCAATGTAGAGGTTATGGGCAAGTTAGCAACAGTAGAAGAAATTAAATCAATATTGGAAAAAAAATAA
- a CDS encoding permease — MTLFLEMLYGGLESLSNYVTARRLMSLTIAFFLSGAISQFMSQGAILKYFGPKADKKLAYVVASVSGAILTVCSCSVLPMFASIRKKGAGIGPAITFLFSGPAINVLAISMTFSALGLQIGWVRVVGAVILSLIIGIIMYALYNKSEIVDENEAMFSIDDENGRTMKQNIFFFLNLLAILISGVRNPIPTLFLLAALIFQLKKNFTVNEIKEWCLETGNLAKKIAPLFLVGIFAAGVIQTILPHEFVAQHVGDNTYTSNLVASVFAAFMYFSTLTEIPIVEAFMEMDMAKGPATALLLAGPSLSLPNMIVISKVLGKKKTGTYIVLVMVFSALVGLLAGHYIY, encoded by the coding sequence GCTATACGGCGGACTTGAATCACTTAGTAACTATGTAACTGCAAGACGTTTAATGTCTTTAACCATTGCTTTTTTCTTATCTGGAGCCATTTCACAATTTATGTCTCAGGGGGCTATTCTTAAATATTTTGGTCCTAAAGCCGATAAAAAGTTAGCTTATGTTGTGGCTTCTGTATCAGGTGCAATTTTAACGGTTTGCTCATGCTCTGTTCTTCCAATGTTTGCGAGTATACGCAAAAAAGGAGCGGGAATAGGACCGGCAATCACTTTTCTTTTTTCTGGACCGGCTATCAATGTTTTAGCAATAAGTATGACTTTTTCAGCTTTAGGTTTACAGATTGGATGGGTAAGAGTTGTTGGAGCTGTTATTTTGTCATTAATAATTGGTATAATCATGTATGCACTTTACAATAAAAGTGAGATCGTTGATGAAAATGAAGCGATGTTTAGTATCGATGATGAAAATGGCCGAACGATGAAACAAAATATCTTCTTCTTCCTGAATTTACTTGCCATTCTCATATCAGGTGTCCGTAATCCTATACCTACTTTGTTTTTATTAGCTGCTTTGATCTTTCAGCTTAAAAAGAATTTTACAGTAAATGAAATCAAAGAATGGTGTTTAGAGACGGGAAATCTTGCGAAAAAAATAGCGCCTCTATTTTTAGTTGGTATTTTTGCAGCTGGTGTTATTCAAACGATTCTACCTCATGAATTTGTAGCTCAACATGTTGGTGATAATACTTACACATCCAATTTAGTGGCATCAGTCTTTGCAGCGTTTATGTATTTTTCAACATTAACGGAGATTCCAATTGTAGAAGCTTTTATGGAAATGGATATGGCTAAAGGACCCGCAACTGCACTCTTGTTAGCTGGACCTTCACTGAGTTTACCCAATATGATTGTTATATCAAAAGTTTTAGGTAAAAAGAAAACAGGAACTTATATTGTTTTGGTTATGGTGTTTTCTGCTTTAGTAGGTTTGTTAGCAGGCCATTATATCTATTAA